The following coding sequences are from one Pseudoalteromonas carrageenovora IAM 12662 window:
- a CDS encoding metallophosphoesterase, translating to MKIGTNAIQSAPSKCVISLDNDCRVFVIGDLDGDLPALKHELNKVNFDPQKDFLFCLGDFVDRGEQTPDLFTYLQAINAFMVLGNHEHLMLESLLSNDKAAYKLWTENGGNWHKSISSEKLKVMCKALLSKPLSIVLEYRGYKIGLSHTFPQMWNWNNYPNDKSTVVESLLWDRDVVKHDKIISSNGVDFSIHGHNSTKTPFWVGNSYHIDTNYYGGKPTLLELGEVIKSISLK from the coding sequence TTGAAAATAGGTACTAACGCTATCCAAAGTGCACCTTCTAAATGCGTAATATCGCTTGATAATGATTGTCGAGTATTTGTTATTGGCGATCTTGATGGTGACTTACCCGCCTTAAAGCATGAACTTAACAAGGTAAATTTTGACCCACAGAAAGATTTTTTATTTTGCTTAGGCGATTTTGTTGATCGAGGTGAGCAAACCCCTGATTTATTCACTTACCTACAGGCCATTAATGCATTTATGGTTTTAGGTAATCATGAGCATTTAATGCTTGAGTCATTATTGAGTAACGACAAAGCTGCATATAAATTATGGACAGAAAATGGTGGTAATTGGCACAAGTCAATTTCAAGTGAAAAGCTTAAAGTTATGTGTAAAGCGCTTTTAAGTAAGCCGCTTTCTATAGTACTTGAATATCGTGGTTACAAAATTGGTTTATCTCACACATTTCCTCAAATGTGGAATTGGAATAATTACCCCAATGATAAGTCAACGGTTGTAGAGTCGTTACTGTGGGATCGTGATGTAGTTAAGCACGATAAAATAATAAGCAGTAATGGCGTTGATTTTTCTATTCATGGGCATAATTCAACAAAGACGCCTTTTTGGGTTGGCAATAGTTATCATATTGATACAAATTATTATGGAGGGAAACCAACCCTTTTAGAGCTTGGTGAAGTTATTAAAAGTATATCTTTAAAATAA
- a CDS encoding YfhL family 4Fe-4S dicluster ferredoxin, whose amino-acid sequence MALLINNKCINCDICVAECPNTAIYMGSKTYQIDPAKCTECVGHYDNPTCVIVCPINCIKPDPNNRENLDELAQKYVRLTSSH is encoded by the coding sequence GTGGCTCTACTTATAAATAACAAGTGCATTAACTGCGATATTTGTGTTGCCGAGTGCCCGAATACGGCCATTTATATGGGGTCAAAAACTTATCAAATAGATCCAGCAAAATGCACAGAATGTGTTGGGCATTATGATAACCCTACGTGCGTTATTGTATGTCCAATTAATTGTATAAAACCCGATCCTAATAATCGTGAAAACCTCGATGAATTAGCTCAAAAGTATGTCAGGTTAACTAGTTCGCATTAA
- a CDS encoding RNA polymerase sigma factor, translating to MKTFKSPLPSNLNASSEQTDVKNIISHIRKFISRRTSNADDIDDLVQEALLRTLNRNNTSEIENLQAYINQVAKSVMYSDWQKNKSQQNNTDDIELFTDENSDPEAQSITEQKLDLVKNALQELPPLRRNVFKLRRIDGLSREEIAKQLNMSQESVKKHITRAMIQITLHIEKNQ from the coding sequence ATGAAGACTTTTAAAAGCCCCCTGCCATCGAATTTAAATGCTTCTTCTGAACAGACCGATGTAAAAAATATTATTAGCCATATTCGTAAGTTCATTAGTCGCCGAACTAGCAATGCAGATGACATAGACGACTTAGTACAAGAGGCTCTATTAAGAACATTAAATAGAAATAATACATCGGAGATAGAAAACCTTCAGGCATATATAAATCAGGTAGCAAAGTCTGTTATGTATAGCGATTGGCAAAAAAACAAAAGCCAACAAAATAATACTGACGATATTGAGCTGTTTACAGATGAGAATAGCGATCCTGAGGCGCAGTCTATTACAGAGCAAAAGCTCGATCTTGTTAAAAATGCACTTCAAGAGTTACCACCACTTAGGCGAAATGTATTTAAGCTTCGTCGTATTGATGGATTAAGTCGCGAAGAAATTGCTAAGCAGTTAAATATGAGCCAAGAATCTGTAAAAAAACATATTACGCGTGCAATGATACAAATAACGCTTCACATAGAAAAAAATCAATAA
- a CDS encoding TonB-dependent receptor plug domain-containing protein, which translates to MLNKPSRTLLATAIMSSLGVSNYVYAEQSAQTEVEEIVVQGYRNSLLKAKDLKRNAVGAQDSIVAEDIADFPDLNLADSLQRVPGIAITREGGEGRQISLRGLGPNFTQVQLNGMEALGTSSSAMDSRGSVSRSRAFDFNIFASELFQRVDVKNHFLPKWMKAA; encoded by the coding sequence ATGTTGAACAAACCATCTCGTACGCTCTTAGCAACGGCTATAATGAGCTCATTAGGCGTGTCTAATTATGTGTATGCAGAACAATCTGCGCAAACAGAAGTGGAAGAAATTGTTGTACAGGGTTATCGCAACAGTTTGTTAAAAGCAAAAGATTTAAAACGAAATGCTGTGGGCGCACAAGATTCTATTGTGGCTGAAGATATTGCAGATTTTCCCGATCTAAATCTAGCAGACTCACTACAACGTGTACCTGGCATTGCCATAACTCGAGAAGGCGGCGAAGGCCGACAAATTTCGTTACGAGGCTTGGGTCCAAACTTTACACAAGTACAACTCAACGGTATGGAAGCTTTAGGTACATCGTCTTCAGCAATGGATAGCCGAGGTTCAGTAAGTCGCTCTCGCGCTTTTGATTTTAATATATTTGCGTCTGAGTTATTTCAACGCGTTGATGTAAAAAATCATTTTCTGCCGAAATGGATGAAGGCGGCATAG
- a CDS encoding TonB-dependent receptor yields the protein MLKHVCTLNKRILVYFFIAVSCLTAMPSAAKNIHTFVYIPAGSLSDSLREVANAYAVSFSSNPSLIDDKTTSTLIGDHTLAQALDYLLEDSELTYKIQNDGFVIFPKKVVNDNETLEEITVKGIRYSLARSRNLKHNNKTISEAISAQDITDIPNTNLAEALQYIPGVAITREAGEGRQVSIRGSYPDFSLVTLNGMPVLANNDSPMDSRVQKQRDRSFDFNILPAELFKQIHVIKAYSADKIAGGISGTMALKTINPLDNEGFKFVITPELGYNDYTGTGATRYSSLISNTWNNWGVLASVAYTNRESLEQGANTFRWRNIAIEGADLSALTQSQAQHLTQGDYIIPRGNRYSVWQATQQRFGANLSVEYKNETTHVDFDMLSGFLKGDRHEYHLYPRGDQSTPIIIGLTTIKDIQANKNNELVYARYENARVATESRAQKIKTAYQQGVLSLTQQVDQNWKINAILGNERSKYDIPFSNKIYTQGVSDVTIDYRKTPFYADIKYSENLKNPTMWQMHHGDVEQYNSNSEYTFAKLDFQYDVNSLITLQFGADWTLFENKMNNAQQNDIFFNEIPDTPQQLIDLPASYVSSQNAHKKQQWLKINTNEALKLYGIDPFNVQANNFLITTKAEHIKEYSRGAYTLLSTEQEKWEAHIGVRYQSESITSYTQAPYSPILYSLWLPTFNGSYFINDNWRFRAGLSKNYSKPLLNSLNFDGSNDTPSSTKYIFNSNLKPYLSYNSDISLEADFSSHSSFNISLFYKDLEDYIVTTQAPLFEGSPPTTSDSQLLWLSNAETAYQWGAEVSLNYLIHNSDWGINIQAAYNKGKVTYYDSNNGTALFKKNLPFLSKITASSMIFYDHPKFNFKLGAIFRDKYLVRAGSLLLDENETGFMPTTYWDASVNYYFSNYWKLKFSAFNLSNEQERQYSNSTLRAYNSTTSGRTFYLGLSYQY from the coding sequence ATGCTAAAACATGTGTGTACATTAAATAAACGTATTTTAGTGTACTTTTTTATTGCTGTTAGTTGCTTAACAGCAATGCCAAGTGCCGCAAAAAACATACATACGTTTGTTTATATACCTGCCGGTTCTCTCAGTGACAGCTTAAGAGAAGTAGCAAATGCGTATGCAGTCTCTTTTAGTAGTAACCCTTCACTTATCGACGACAAAACTACATCCACCTTAATTGGCGATCATACACTTGCTCAAGCATTGGATTATTTGTTAGAAGACAGTGAATTAACATATAAAATTCAAAACGATGGTTTTGTTATTTTTCCAAAAAAAGTAGTAAACGATAACGAAACACTTGAAGAAATAACAGTAAAGGGTATCCGCTATTCGTTGGCTCGCTCACGAAACTTAAAACACAATAATAAAACGATTAGCGAAGCAATTTCAGCACAAGATATTACCGATATACCAAATACTAACTTGGCTGAAGCCTTACAGTATATTCCGGGTGTAGCCATTACTCGCGAAGCTGGCGAAGGACGCCAAGTATCAATACGTGGCAGTTATCCTGATTTTAGTTTGGTCACACTTAACGGCATGCCTGTCTTAGCAAATAACGATTCACCGATGGATAGCCGAGTGCAAAAACAGCGCGATCGTTCTTTCGATTTTAATATATTACCTGCCGAACTATTTAAACAAATTCATGTAATTAAAGCCTATTCTGCCGACAAAATAGCAGGTGGAATATCTGGTACTATGGCACTGAAAACTATAAACCCCTTAGATAATGAGGGGTTTAAATTTGTTATTACCCCTGAGCTTGGCTACAACGACTATACAGGTACTGGCGCAACGCGTTATTCAAGCTTAATTTCTAACACCTGGAATAATTGGGGGGTACTTGCAAGCGTTGCGTACACAAACAGAGAATCGTTAGAGCAAGGCGCTAATACATTTCGCTGGCGAAATATTGCCATAGAAGGCGCTGATCTCTCGGCGTTAACTCAATCACAAGCTCAGCATTTAACTCAAGGCGATTATATAATCCCTCGCGGTAATCGCTACTCGGTATGGCAAGCAACCCAGCAGCGCTTTGGGGCAAACCTATCTGTAGAGTACAAAAATGAAACCACCCATGTTGATTTTGATATGCTCTCAGGTTTTTTAAAAGGTGATAGGCATGAATATCATTTATACCCAAGGGGGGATCAGTCAACGCCTATAATTATAGGGCTAACAACAATTAAAGACATTCAAGCTAATAAAAATAATGAGCTTGTGTATGCACGTTATGAAAATGCAAGAGTCGCTACTGAAAGTAGAGCCCAAAAAATAAAAACGGCATATCAGCAAGGCGTGCTCTCGCTTACACAACAAGTAGATCAAAATTGGAAAATAAACGCCATATTAGGAAACGAGCGCTCAAAGTATGACATTCCTTTCAGCAATAAGATTTATACCCAAGGTGTAAGTGACGTTACAATTGATTATCGTAAAACGCCATTTTATGCAGATATTAAGTACAGCGAAAACTTGAAAAATCCGACGATGTGGCAAATGCATCATGGTGATGTAGAGCAATACAATTCAAATAGTGAGTACACCTTCGCAAAATTAGATTTTCAATATGACGTTAATAGTTTAATAACTCTTCAATTTGGGGCTGACTGGACTCTGTTTGAAAATAAAATGAATAACGCACAGCAAAACGATATTTTTTTTAATGAAATACCCGATACACCACAACAATTAATTGACCTTCCTGCATCGTATGTTTCATCGCAAAATGCACATAAAAAACAGCAGTGGTTAAAAATAAACACGAATGAGGCACTCAAGCTTTATGGCATTGACCCATTTAATGTACAAGCCAATAATTTTTTAATCACGACTAAAGCTGAACATATAAAGGAATATAGCAGAGGTGCTTATACTCTATTGAGTACAGAGCAAGAAAAATGGGAGGCTCATATAGGTGTACGTTACCAATCAGAATCTATAACATCTTACACTCAAGCGCCTTACTCTCCGATTTTGTATAGTCTATGGCTTCCAACTTTTAATGGGTCATATTTTATTAACGATAATTGGCGATTTCGTGCAGGACTTTCCAAAAACTATTCAAAACCATTACTAAATTCACTCAATTTTGATGGCTCAAACGATACCCCCAGTAGTACAAAATACATATTTAACTCAAATCTAAAACCTTACTTATCTTATAATAGCGATATTTCCTTAGAGGCTGATTTTAGTAGTCACAGTTCGTTTAACATATCACTTTTTTATAAAGATTTAGAGGATTACATAGTCACAACACAAGCGCCTTTATTTGAAGGTTCGCCGCCTACAACCTCCGATAGTCAATTACTTTGGCTAAGTAATGCAGAAACGGCCTATCAGTGGGGAGCCGAGGTAAGTTTAAACTACTTAATACATAATTCTGATTGGGGCATTAATATACAAGCTGCTTATAATAAAGGTAAAGTCACCTATTACGACTCAAATAATGGCACTGCTTTATTTAAAAAAAACCTGCCTTTTTTATCTAAAATTACCGCATCAAGTATGATTTTTTACGACCACCCCAAATTCAATTTTAAACTCGGCGCTATTTTTAGAGATAAATATTTAGTGCGTGCTGGCAGCCTTTTACTCGATGAAAACGAAACCGGATTTATGCCGACCACCTATTGGGATGCAAGTGTAAATTATTATTTTTCTAATTATTGGAAACTTAAATTTAGCGCATTTAATCTCAGTAATGAACAAGAGCGACAATACAGTAATTCAACCCTCAGAGCTTACAACTCAACCACAAGTGGACGTACCTTTTACTTAGGGTTGAGTTATCAGTATTAA
- a CDS encoding metallophosphoesterase family protein: MIRVKVLWLALWIGLCITCKVSAIEYFEVKSAPQMETVKVAFLADIHLHDIFANLHDVDNIELPKDVTSKQPLLMRSMLAQLHSTRLFNENYFVFLHVLDELAEKKIKLVALPGDFTDDGQPINVRALARILGHYEKKYGMRFFAIPGNHDPVKPYTTPAGKADFLMAQGKEFGVYSYQHEKCMAKLAVCDDGLKNWGYAEILSTLNDFGFSKHKGDVLYETPYKNREFIWCNPNNKKHCITMPDASYLVEPIKGVWLMAIDANVYAPQWQNSPLTFKGSSGAGYNALIDAKPLLLKWIKTVVKRAKTQNKTLVAFSHFPMGEFYDNANDELHKVFSRGHFSLPRVPTPRTAKILADTGLTLHFAGHMHLNDTALITSNQHSQLVNVQVPSLAAYKAAYKVVELNLAKQTALISTHTLDDVPGFNNLFSLYEKEWQYRNLHNLSNFDRTILNSKSYGDFTKQHLFGLIKQRFIKRDWPKNLVAWLNDNHHLADWFLNMQCLNEAPPNLLSQLEAVSTKEWLQDFYLLRNGDVTADITAKKRITYQQLNTFLAQSTCKTDTQIQQYLALLIKVMAKFSQHTQGENFRVDLKTGKII; encoded by the coding sequence ATGATTAGAGTCAAAGTACTATGGTTAGCACTATGGATTGGGTTATGTATTACATGCAAAGTAAGTGCTATTGAGTACTTTGAGGTTAAAAGTGCGCCGCAGATGGAGACGGTTAAAGTGGCCTTTTTAGCCGATATTCATCTACATGATATTTTTGCTAATTTACATGACGTAGATAATATAGAACTCCCAAAGGACGTTACCTCAAAGCAACCATTACTAATGCGTAGTATGCTTGCCCAGCTCCATTCAACACGTCTTTTTAATGAAAATTATTTTGTTTTTTTACATGTATTAGATGAACTAGCCGAAAAAAAAATAAAACTAGTCGCCTTACCTGGCGATTTTACTGATGATGGCCAACCTATTAATGTGCGGGCACTGGCGCGTATTTTAGGTCATTATGAAAAGAAATATGGAATGCGTTTTTTTGCCATACCGGGTAATCACGATCCCGTAAAACCATATACAACACCGGCAGGTAAAGCGGACTTTTTAATGGCGCAAGGTAAAGAGTTTGGTGTTTATAGTTATCAACATGAAAAATGTATGGCTAAGCTGGCAGTATGTGATGATGGTTTAAAAAACTGGGGATACGCTGAAATACTAAGCACACTCAATGACTTTGGGTTTAGTAAACATAAAGGTGATGTGCTATATGAAACGCCTTATAAAAACCGAGAGTTTATATGGTGTAACCCCAATAACAAAAAACACTGTATCACCATGCCCGATGCGAGCTATTTAGTTGAGCCTATAAAAGGGGTTTGGTTAATGGCCATTGATGCCAATGTGTATGCACCGCAATGGCAAAACTCACCGCTCACTTTTAAAGGGTCGTCTGGTGCCGGCTATAATGCTTTAATTGATGCAAAGCCTCTATTGTTAAAGTGGATAAAAACGGTTGTAAAAAGAGCCAAAACTCAAAATAAAACACTGGTTGCATTTAGTCACTTTCCAATGGGGGAGTTTTACGACAATGCAAATGACGAATTACATAAAGTGTTTAGCCGTGGTCATTTTTCTCTACCAAGAGTGCCAACACCACGTACAGCAAAAATACTGGCAGATACAGGGTTAACGCTCCATTTTGCAGGGCATATGCATTTAAATGATACGGCGCTGATAACCAGTAATCAGCACTCCCAGTTAGTTAATGTGCAAGTGCCAAGTTTAGCGGCTTACAAAGCGGCCTATAAAGTTGTAGAGCTAAATTTAGCTAAGCAAACCGCGCTTATTAGTACCCATACATTAGACGATGTGCCGGGTTTTAATAACTTATTTAGTTTATATGAAAAGGAATGGCAGTATCGTAACTTGCATAATCTTAGTAATTTTGACCGCACTATTTTGAACTCAAAGAGTTATGGTGATTTTACCAAGCAACATTTATTTGGGCTGATTAAACAGCGTTTTATAAAACGCGATTGGCCTAAAAATTTAGTGGCATGGTTAAATGACAATCATCATTTAGCCGATTGGTTTTTAAATATGCAATGTTTAAATGAAGCACCGCCTAATTTGCTCTCTCAGCTTGAAGCTGTATCGACAAAAGAATGGCTTCAAGATTTTTATTTATTACGAAATGGTGATGTAACAGCAGATATAACAGCTAAAAAGCGTATTACTTATCAACAACTAAATACTTTTTTAGCACAATCGACATGTAAAACAGATACGCAAATACAGCAATACTTAGCCCTGTTAATAAAAGTAATGGCAAAATTTAGTCAACATACCCAGGGGGAGAATTTCCGCGTTGATTTAAAAACAGGAAAAATCATTTAA
- a CDS encoding FecR family protein: MNEQRLEQAADWLDRINDLNDHDREELSLWLKCAENKNAFEKIANVFGDPAVKQALYIYTKQNNLATPEIAPNTKRSRNFPVLALAASFSAIAFAVYWLAIPGQAFTPTPIAKTAVETNLPQLLEARLGKRVSKLLDDGSYLHLNADSELTAHLLPHSRQIELKKGQVFFDVAKDKTRPFIINSGQASIKVLGTSFDVERNKDEVVVTVYEGRVEVSALDKVILTPSQQAVIKNGHIAVDYSQQLAQLPAWRMGWIDAKKEPLTTVIKQLQRYSPMVIKVDNALNNTLISGRFNLETPQQSLMLIASTYNWNVEKKSNELHLTRP, from the coding sequence ATGAACGAACAACGCTTAGAACAGGCAGCAGATTGGCTAGACCGGATTAATGATTTAAATGATCATGACCGTGAAGAACTATCGCTTTGGTTAAAATGCGCAGAAAATAAGAATGCATTTGAAAAAATAGCCAATGTATTTGGCGATCCTGCTGTTAAACAAGCTCTATACATTTACACTAAACAAAATAATTTAGCGACTCCAGAAATTGCGCCTAACACTAAACGCTCTAGAAATTTCCCTGTGCTCGCGTTAGCGGCAAGCTTTAGCGCTATTGCCTTTGCAGTGTACTGGCTTGCTATACCTGGACAAGCGTTTACACCAACACCTATTGCAAAAACAGCAGTTGAAACTAACCTACCTCAGCTTTTAGAAGCACGTTTAGGCAAACGTGTATCTAAGTTATTAGATGACGGTTCATATTTACACTTAAATGCAGATAGTGAGTTGACTGCACACTTACTACCACACTCTAGGCAAATCGAATTAAAAAAAGGACAGGTTTTTTTTGATGTAGCCAAAGATAAAACACGGCCATTTATAATAAATTCCGGACAAGCAAGCATTAAAGTACTAGGTACTTCTTTTGATGTAGAGCGCAATAAGGATGAAGTAGTGGTAACAGTGTACGAAGGCAGGGTAGAAGTCTCGGCCTTAGATAAAGTGATATTAACTCCCTCTCAACAAGCTGTTATAAAAAATGGACATATAGCTGTAGATTATAGCCAGCAGTTGGCACAACTCCCTGCTTGGCGAATGGGTTGGATTGATGCAAAAAAAGAACCTCTAACCACTGTTATCAAACAATTGCAGCGTTATAGCCCTATGGTAATTAAAGTAGATAACGCACTCAATAATACTTTAATTAGCGGACGATTTAATCTCGAAACGCCGCAACAAAGCCTTATGCTAATAGCATCTACTTACAACTGGAATGTAGAAAAAAAGAGCAACGAACTTCATTTAACGCGACCTTAA
- a CDS encoding Ca2+-dependent phosphoinositide-specific phospholipase C, with amino-acid sequence MPFFIFIIFAGYVTSINAMPLNTLQMIGSHNSYKKTLNVGVKHKLNDLSPKLMARIDYGHSSIIKQLNSGVRHLEIDVLKDPNGDLYIKPWANTFATTPLFNELEKKQLATPGFKVMHIPDIDVQSHCLLFSGCLNTLKAWSEANPQHFPIVVMLNVKETRSNLILGTQPLKFTPKDYYLLDEVIQKSLPNLLFTPDDLRKTPLSLNQTVVKFGWPSTCALAGKFIFLFDGNTQQSALYKQNRPSLKGASMFAHYDENQPEAAFMIVNNPIRDFYKIQQLVLKGYMVRTRADANLSATNSQRTMQFNAAKNSGAQVISTDFIPGSPQQARFNYVVQFDEGHLVRTNPFINNQL; translated from the coding sequence ATGCCATTTTTTATTTTTATTATTTTTGCAGGTTATGTAACTAGCATTAACGCTATGCCATTAAATACCCTGCAAATGATTGGCTCACATAACAGCTATAAAAAAACATTAAACGTAGGCGTTAAACATAAATTAAATGATTTAAGCCCCAAGCTAATGGCCCGTATTGATTACGGTCATTCATCTATTATTAAACAGTTAAATAGCGGTGTTCGCCATTTAGAAATTGACGTTTTAAAAGACCCTAATGGTGATTTATACATAAAACCTTGGGCTAATACTTTTGCAACAACGCCTTTGTTTAATGAGTTAGAAAAAAAGCAATTAGCTACTCCTGGATTTAAAGTAATGCACATTCCCGATATTGATGTGCAAAGCCATTGTCTGTTGTTTAGTGGCTGTTTAAATACACTCAAAGCATGGTCTGAGGCAAATCCGCAGCACTTTCCAATTGTTGTAATGCTTAATGTAAAAGAAACACGATCTAATTTAATTTTAGGAACCCAGCCACTTAAATTTACACCGAAAGATTATTATTTACTCGATGAAGTAATTCAAAAATCGTTACCTAACTTATTATTCACGCCAGATGATTTACGCAAAACGCCATTATCTTTAAACCAAACCGTCGTTAAGTTTGGGTGGCCAAGTACATGTGCTTTAGCAGGTAAGTTCATATTCTTATTTGATGGCAATACACAACAATCCGCACTTTATAAACAAAATAGGCCTTCGTTAAAGGGGGCTAGCATGTTTGCTCATTATGATGAAAACCAGCCCGAAGCTGCTTTTATGATTGTGAACAACCCTATACGCGACTTTTATAAAATTCAGCAACTTGTATTAAAAGGCTACATGGTACGTACCCGCGCAGATGCAAATTTAAGTGCCACTAATTCACAACGAACAATGCAGTTTAATGCTGCAAAGAATAGCGGCGCACAAGTAATTTCAACCGACTTTATACCCGGCTCGCCACAGCAGGCGCGCTTTAACTATGTGGTGCAATTTGACGAAGGTCATTTAGTGCGCACAAACCCTTTTATTAATAATCAACTTTAA